The DNA sequence gaaaatatttttctttttgataattaaaaaatatctgaGTGAAGATATTTCAAATATAAACCATCATGGAGCATTTGAAGTTAGTAGTGCATGTGTGATAGTAACAACTGAAAAATGAAATAGACTAATGATCTTAACAATGTTTTGAGtgtgttagagatataattatttatattatattttttattaatttaaattttaaatttttgaaatgaataattttataatataatattaaaattttatatttaaaaattttaatatttgatcCTTAATAAATTAggtatatacaaaaataaaataaaatctaaaaaaaacttttattaaaaatataatcatttatattgtattataaatttaaatttttgatataaataatttcaTGACAAATTATTGATTACAGATTATTAATCGGATCTAGTGTCAAACAAATCTATCCATGTGTTCACCAATTCACTAAAGGCAGGGAGTTttaggatgtttttttttttggtgactaggaTATTTACTTAATTTAGGATTATGTTAGGTAactaatgtttttttttaataatataaataataaataataggtcTTAAAATTAGTCCAATTTAAATAGAAATCTGCTATATATACAAGTTTTTTTGGTTTATAAATCTTATAAGTTGGCACAAGCCCAACAAAATACACGCATTACATTttcacattcaagagtaaataaacgTACGTTATTCAACCACTCCCACTTCCTGTTTCCAAAGCGCcctactcaccatgcattatgaacgattcttcttcttctttctccatgaaaacgagtttcttgccaaatttgaagataatgaaacttcagaaatatactaaaacgattacagaaatacacctaaaggattacagaaatatacccaaacggttacagaaattcacccaaagaattataaaaatacacccaaagaattacaaaaatacacctaaaggatttaaaaaatacacccaaaattcgttgaagtacaccttatgcatatttcagaactctttctctttctcctcctcatctttgctgcttcttcttcaaaaatgatttcagagcttgatgtcaaaaaacaatgaaaatcgagaataacgaataaagaaaacagagaaaaaagcACGTAaacgaagaaggagaaagagaaggcaagaaacgaaacaaaagaagaagaagaagatgaagagaaagaataaagtgcagcaaaaaaaagaagaacgtgcagtaaaAACGTACAGTAATGATTCGAAGCACATTAATATAAAagatttgtataaaaaaatgcttgtatgtaaaaaattatttattcaaataaaacacactgtattctaaattatttatctaaatcttaatattaaaataaccattcacatacataataaattaaacatcaaatatatctattatttatattatttaataattttattatttgcctatacttttccttaatcTATTTAGTGTTCACACATCACAATTATATATTCACACATTTCGGTGCTTTAACAAGTACTAAACCTTATGGCGGCAACGTCAAGTTAGGGAAAGAATGACACGTGTAGGTCCCCATCAAGATCCAAACATAAAGTCAACACGAAATATCATCGAAGCTCTTGTGGGCCCATTCCCTCTTATCCTACATTAATCCCCTATGGTTTCCTCATTCATATATAATTCTGATACCGGCTTTTGTTTGAAGCTAAGAAATATATTTCCACTTTCATAGTCTCCTATGATAATAAGGTGGAACCCCCAAAAGCAAGTTTAATATGTCATAATACGTCAACTTCAAAGTCACGATTACATGTACAAAAATGAAAACATCTTAATAgttttagataaatatttttcaaatacaaAACGTTGCAGCTAGAGAAAGACGTTATAATTAGAAGCTAGAAACACAGAGAACCGTGGCAACTTATAGGAAGATGAAAGCTGAAAGTAAAACAACAAATGTGACAAGAGAAAGTCATCATAATTGGTGAGTTGGAAAAACTCATCTAAGACAAGTGTATAGTATGCTCTTACACTGATAATTAATCTTTCAGAGCAAGCCCTTTAATTTAACTTGTCAATTATTGCAATGTATACTaacttattaatatatttgtgtatattgtAGCCCAAATTCAATTTATCAATCGCATCGTGCTGTCGTGGGTAAGATCTCCATTGACATCAACCTGAGATGTGGTACTTATGTGTAAAGTAATTATGTTATATTTTGTTGGACAAAACATCTCATTTACTTTTTATCacgataatttttaaattcagtaggttaagaattcacaataaaattttatttaagaatatgtaattattattagttaatagACTATTGTATATATAAAATGTGATTCAAATCATTCGCATTTATTTAAATGAACGAGTGAATTAACTATTTAGtcaaactaaattaatttattttagtataaaattttgTAATGGATAATGTTAAGGTGAagagtaaaaattatttttttttaaattaaaataattcaccaataagaatttatcatatataatgtacatattcattcaaaattttataaaaatctttatTGTTcacttaattttattcttttgccGAAGAATTCTCTTTTGCAATACATgctaactaatttttttgttcacaGTATTTCCCAACTCAACAGGTTAAGGATTAATCTGTCACAAATCTGAGTTCTATTGAAGGTCTGTGACTAGCCAATAAATTATTGCATGCACAATGCAAGATTCGAACCCAACTCTTGTTTAAATTCTTTATAAAATTAAAGGGTACCATTTCGACTAGCCCAGCCCAGCCCACTTAAACAAAAAGCCCATAACATTAAAAACGGCGCAACGCAAAGACAAAGACGCGCCGAACCTGAAGCGTGGAGCTTGTACCTTGTAGTGTGAACTGTGAATTATCCACTAAGCTCAGCTAAGCTCAGCTCAGCACTTCACAGAAACCCTAAACCCGCATTTCAAATTCCTAAAACCCTAACGCCACCACCACCCTGCGTCCATGGCGGAGCTGAAGTTGTCGGAGTCTCGGGACTTGACCCGCATAGAGCGCATAGGCGCTCACTCTCACATTCGAGGCCTTGGTCTCGACTCTTCTCTCGAGCCTCGCGCCGTCTCCGAGGGCATGGTCGGCCAGACCTCGGCCCGCAAGGCCGCCGGCGTCATCCTCCAGATGATCCGCGACGGCAAGATCGCCGGCCGCGctgtccttctcgcaggccaacCTGGAACCGGGAAGACCGCCATAGCCATGGGGATGGCCAAGTCCCTCGGCCTCGAGACACCGTTCGCCATGATTGCCGGCAGCGAGCTCTTCTCCCTCGAGATGTCGAAGACCGAAGCGCTGACACAGGCGTTCCGTAAGGCCATTGGTGTTCGCATTAAGGAGGAGACTGAGGTCATCGAAGGTGAGGTCGTTGAGGTCCAGATTGACCGTCCTGCCGTCGCCGGCGCCGCCTCTAAGTCCGGCAAACTCACTCTCAAGACGACGGAGATGGAGACTGTTTACGACTTGGGAGCGAAGATGATAGAGGCCCTTGGGAAGGAGAAGGTGACCAGCGGTGACGTCATTGCCATTGACAAGGCTTCTGGAAAGATCACGAAGCTTGGGAGGTCGTTTTCGAGGTCTAGGGATTTCGACGCCATGGGGCCTCAGGTAACTAACTCGTAACAGATAAACTGCCTGTAACTAATATAGAGTTAGTTATTCAGTTTGTTGCGTTTTTTGTAGTATGCAGTAGAGAGCATTAGTAGTTGTGTGTACTTGGTTATTTGTTGTTATGGAAGTTAGTTTCTTAGATGATTAGTGATGGAATGAGTGTTTCTGTTTTCAGGTGAAGTTCGTGCAGTGTCCTGATGGGGAGTTGCAGAAGCGCAAGGAGGTCGTGCATTGTGTTACTCTTCATGAGATTGATGTTATTAATAGCAGGTACTTTACTTACACACCTgaagtgatttactttttgttcaaGCTCGTTGTTATGTGGCAAtgcttgtgcttaatttagagtTAGGTTTAGATTGAAGGATTGCCGTGTAATACAAGCCCTAGTTTaagcaaaaacaaaaatcaatatCATCGTGATGCGTTGTCTTAATCCAGCTGATGATTGCCTCATAGGAATTTTTGTAGGCAACACTAGTAAGAATCTTGTTCAGTATGATGCATATTATGTAGAATGTTTAGAGTCAGCCTATGTTATTCTTGAGGATATCctctattttttctctttaatgaGTAGTTTACTACTTTCATTGTTTGAACAATACTCTGTCAGAGGCTTTTAGTTAGGGTGAATGTAGGTGCAACTGCTGAGGTTTAAAATGGTGTATGGAGGGGGAATTTGAACTTAACAAGGAGAGATGCATTACATGGCATATGGTTAATGTTTATGGGCTAGCATCACGATCATTGGCCATCCTTCTTCCAACCTAGGAGATGCAAGTATATTAAAGACTATTATCTTAATTGGGAATGGGATTCCTTTTTCTCttccaaataaaattttaaattgggattcctttttctcttttaggtaagtgttttattttattgttttccattTTTCTATATGTTCTGTCAATCTACTTTTAACTGGTATGAAGTTCTGCTAAAAGGCATTGAGTATTGAGATTTTATGTATCCTATGTTTGGATCCTGCAACTCCTTGGATTTTGAAGGAGGCTCTCTTTCAACTTGTGACAAAGCTTGTTACTCCTGTTTTCTTAGTTATTCCTAACATTTGGTTGTGTTATCTTATTTTCAGAACACAGGGATTTCTGGCTCTTTTCACTGGTGATACAGGTGAAATTCGTGCTGAAGTAAGAGAACAAATTGACACCAAAGTAGCAGAGTGGAGAGAGGAAGGAAAGGCAGAGATCGTGCCTGGTGTCCTTTTCATTGATGAGGTGCACATGCTTGATATTGAATGCTTTTCCTTCCTAAATCGAGCTCTGGAGAATGAGATGGCTCCTATATTAGTTGTTGCTACTAACAGAGGCATAACAAATATTAGAGGCACCAATTACAAATCCCCTCATGGGATTCCCATTGATCTGCTTGATCGTCTGCTTATCATCTCTACTCAACCTTACACGGAGGAAGAGATTCGCAAAATTCTGGATATCAGATGCCAAGAGGAAGATGTAGAAATGGCTGAAGGTGCGAAGCAGTTGTTAACCAAAATTGGGGTTGAAACATCCTTGAGATATGCCATTCATCTCATCATAGCAGCTGCATTGGCATGCCAAAAGAGGAAGGGGAAAGTAGTGGAGCTGGAGGATATAAACCGTGTTTACCATCTATTTTTGGATGTCAAAAGATCAACGCAGTACTTGATGGAGTATCAGAATCAGTACATGTTCAGCGAAACAGGGGAAGGTGAAGAAGACGATGTCCATGCCACGGTCTCTTAAAAAACATGAACTCTAGTTTGGATGGATTTGTAAGTATGTGAGCAAGTCTCTAATTATTAGGTTGCAGTAgcaatattttttctttcttgttttaaaGGACATTGTGTTTGTTTGATATTGGGATTTACTAGCAGTTTTTCTTGGTTGAACTGAAATATCTTCATCCTCCATATGATGCTGCTGTATCTGTATGTAATTTTATTACTTGGTGAAATGCTTAATCATTTGATCTGACCATGTTAGAAAGTTTAGCTTTTACCACTTTCAACAGTCAACACGGCATCAATGAACGAAGAAAATTATCCTcacaatcttttaaaattacgTGGCATTGGCAAATTGGGGCTATTGAGTCGCGTAACAAGAAGACAAATTTGGTTGCGTGCTCATTCTTTCCCCCAATTATATGCTTCCAAGCTACATTCTCTAGACCCAACTATTTGTCTTCGGCCTTACTCTGTAACAACGTTGCAAacatgttttctattttttattttttactttttttattaatttaatcttttcGAAATGGTACTTGTTTACTTAAGCTTTAAACACAACTCTAGGTTGGCACTTCCATACGAACTAAACTATCTAATTTAAACTTAACTTGTTAtgaatcatttttttttctaccACCTTGGCatgaaatgtttttttttttttttggtattgccTTGGCATGAAATGTTATTGTGCTATTTAGTTTGTGCGAACTCCTTTGTATTTGAAGGCCCAATTAgtcttttaatatttaaaaccaaaattaattaaaaattgcaAAAAATGAATATCTgctctaaaaatattatttatacattaaaatcaatcattatGTTATGTATACAAATATATGTATAATCtaattgtattttatattttattatatatatcttttgtGATTAATtttgatagttaattttattatataactaGCATGGTTGTATCTGCTCACAAATCAAGCAATGCAGCACaagttagtcaccaaaaaaaaaaagcagctgAAGacagaaaaataatgataaaaaagtaagaaaatagaaaaaaaaagagcggaaaattgaaagaaaagggCGCCACCTTCTAAATTGAGATAAGTGAAGAAAATAGAAACACTCCCTTTCTCCAATTTCCAATCCTTTTATTGCCATCAAAAGTTCAAAACATAGCTCTCACCCTATTCTCactactattattatattatcatttatCATCCAAACAAAAAAAGCACCAAACCCTcaaaaattaattagtaaaaaaaataaaataaaataaataaaatctctctctctctctctctctctctctctcattgtggTTGTGGAATGTGAAACTTCTTGCGCCTTCTCCTCCGCCGTGCATGAGCTTCCACCACCGCTGCCGGCGACTATAACAACCGCatccaccaccaccgccaccgccaTGCCGGCGTCCCGCCCCTCCTCCGATCTCATCCTTGACCGCCTCGCCTCCTCCGATGGTCAAATCAAGCTCAAAGCCATCCGGCAGCTGAAGAACCACATAATCGGAAACCGCACCAAGAAACTCTCATACATCAAGCTCGGAGCCGTCCCCGCCGTCGCCGCAACCCTCGCCGACTTCGATTCCGACCCCAACCTCATTGTACAGTCCGCCGCCGCGCTTGGCAGCTTCGCCTGTGGCCTTGACGCCGGTGTCCGTGCTGTCCTCGACGCCGGAGCTTTCCCTCACTTGATCAGGCTCCTCTCTGCCTCCGATGACAAGGtcaatttctctctctcttctttccttatCATTTGTTTTGCCAGATATTGTAGATTGCGATGAAATTGCAATGCTCTGAATTGTTAGGTTGATCGTTAGGTTGCGATTAGTGATGGTACTTGCTTGGTTACGCTGATTTGGAccgttattttttttatcatgataATGCATTGATAGTAGGAATGAAATAGCTTGTGTGAGAATAATGAATTGCATATTTTGAACTCAATTTAGTTTCTGGAGTGTTCTTATGGTATTTAGTGATCAGTTTCTCCTTTAATTGTTCTTGCTACTTCTATAGCTATTAGAAATATTTCGAGTgcgattattaatattttaatctcCAATGCCATCTGATTGGCCTTTGTACACTTGATTTCAGGTTGTGGATGCAGCTGCACGTTCTCTACGAATGATTTATCAATCAAAATTGGCcccaaaatatgattttttcaagGAAGAGAACTTGGAGTTCCTGCTTTTACTGTTGAAAAGCGAGAATGAAAGTCTTTCTGCACTGGGTGCGAGCATTATTATTCATTCGTGCGAGACAGGTGAAGAACAGAATATCTTATGCTATGCTGGTGTGTTGGACAAACTCATCAGCCTTCTGTATGGTTCTCTAAGCCAGCGAGATGCTAGTTTGGAGTCCATAGCTGCGATAGTTAAAAACAATTCTGAAGCTGTCTCTAAATTTGTCGACCTTAGAGGTGGAAGAGCTTTGAGCCCTGTAATTGAATTAAGTAAAGACAAATATTCTCGGACAAGATTACTAGCTTGCTTGTGCCTGATTTGTGTTAAGAATGCTTCTTCTTACCATCTTCAAGACACAGGAATCAAAACCAAACTGATAAATATTCTGCTTGAACTCCTTGATGATTCTGGTCAAGTTGGAGATGAAGCTCCATTTGCCTTTTTGAGTTTAATTGCTGAGAAGGAAGATTTGCAGAAGTTAGCATTTGAGGGAAATGCAATTGATAAGTTCTACAATCACTTGCAAGACTGTCCTTCACATCCCAAACGTCTTGAAGGGATATTTCTAGCCTTGGCTGATCTTTGCTCTAAATTGGAGTGCTGCAGGTCTAAGTTTCTTTCGTTACAGGTCTGTTATTTCATGGGCATTAATAGTAAACCTCATTTATTGCTAGTAACCTGTTTATTGAAATGCAttgttatgttgatgatattttttAGCATGTCAATGTGAACATGTTTGAATTAATTATaagcaattttgtgtttcttccaATTTCATATTTTCATGGAGTTATGATATGAGTTGCACTGGTAAATTTCATATCTAGATACTAAACCCACCATTATTTTCTCTCTTGGCTGAACACAGATGTTAAATCTACTAGTTGATGCTTTAACCCATTATGATGCCAATGTACGCACTGCAGCCTGCATTTGCTTGAAAAGTGTCTCTCGTTCCATCAAGGTATGCAACTTACCATGATATGGTTCTCAATTTGTGTTATGCTATGTAGTTCCTATAACTGAATTCTCATAAAATGTCATTCAGAATTTGAGTGTAGGTTATTTTATGAACGAAAGAATTGTCATTCCGTTGGTTCGACTCCTCTCTGATCCTTCTACTTCTGTCCAGGTATgcgtttatttatttaattagatcTAGCATGGGCATTTATCTCAAGCACATCGTTGCTTTTGTGGAAGTCATGCTTATTTACTAACAATATTTAGTGAGATTCTTCGATATAGTCCTTTTCTAACCTAGTAAGCCAAAGTTCTTTCTATGCTGTCTTCCAGGTTGCAGCCCTTGGTGCTATCAGCAACATTCTGGTTGACTTTACAGCACATAAGTCAGTGTTTGTACAATGTGGAGGCATTAAAGAGCTTGTTCAATTGACAAAGTCAATGGATCCATCTTTAAGGTTAAATGCTGTATGGGCCTTGAGAAACATGGTATTTCTGGCAGATAAGATGTGTAAGGAAGGAATTTTTATGGAACTGACGGTTTCTTCTGTAGCTAGCCTTATTTG is a window from the Arachis hypogaea cultivar Tifrunner chromosome 17, arahy.Tifrunner.gnm2.J5K5, whole genome shotgun sequence genome containing:
- the LOC112765200 gene encoding uncharacterized protein, which codes for MAELKLSESRDLTRIERIGAHSHIRGLGLDSSLEPRAVSEGMVGQTSARKAAGVILQMIRDGKIAGRAVLLAGQPGTGKTAIAMGMAKSLGLETPFAMIAGSELFSLEMSKTEALTQAFRKAIGVRIKEETEVIEGEVVEVQIDRPAVAGAASKSGKLTLKTTEMETVYDLGAKMIEALGKEKVTSGDVIAIDKASGKITKLGRSFSRSRDFDAMGPQVKFVQCPDGELQKRKEVVHCVTLHEIDVINSRTQGFLALFTGDTGEIRAEVREQIDTKVAEWREEGKAEIVPGVLFIDEVHMLDIECFSFLNRALENEMAPILVVATNRGITNIRGTNYKSPHGIPIDLLDRLLIISTQPYTEEEIRKILDIRCQEEDVEMAEGAKQLLTKIGVETSLRYAIHLIIAAALACQKRKGKVVELEDINRVYHLFLDVKRSTQYLMEYQNQYMFSETGEGEEDDVHATVS
- the LOC112765199 gene encoding uncharacterized protein — translated: MPASRPSSDLILDRLASSDGQIKLKAIRQLKNHIIGNRTKKLSYIKLGAVPAVAATLADFDSDPNLIVQSAAALGSFACGLDAGVRAVLDAGAFPHLIRLLSASDDKVVDAAARSLRMIYQSKLAPKYDFFKEENLEFLLLLLKSENESLSALGASIIIHSCETGEEQNILCYAGVLDKLISLLYGSLSQRDASLESIAAIVKNNSEAVSKFVDLRGGRALSPVIELSKDKYSRTRLLACLCLICVKNASSYHLQDTGIKTKLINILLELLDDSGQVGDEAPFAFLSLIAEKEDLQKLAFEGNAIDKFYNHLQDCPSHPKRLEGIFLALADLCSKLECCRSKFLSLQMLNLLVDALTHYDANVRTAACICLKSVSRSIKNLSVGYFMNERIVIPLVRLLSDPSTSVQVAALGAISNILVDFTAHKSVFVQCGGIKELVQLTKSMDPSLRLNAVWALRNMVFLADKMCKEGIFMELTVSSVASLICDPEPSIQEQALALVRNVVDGCMDCVEYAFAEEGIILDAVGRQIRKSSKTEILIQGMYVLSNVASGNEFHKEAIMKLLFPPAENGSRSFFCQFLHSSDSRLRTSAVWVIVNLTFPASPGAFGRIVELRKFGVVSQIKRMANDSCMDVKLRARHALGQIITFGDS